A region of Vitis riparia cultivar Riparia Gloire de Montpellier isolate 1030 chromosome 12, EGFV_Vit.rip_1.0, whole genome shotgun sequence DNA encodes the following proteins:
- the LOC117926176 gene encoding uncharacterized protein LOC117926176, whose amino-acid sequence MILQPPTQLAHLHKTLDLLHLHFTFKTTTTMEALLSQFTFLSNQALSDKNFDPSTIEELMKLFELEAYKSWASLELEQQKEVEEAEISMKEAEAYLDSVMDSAMEEFRLFEEELERTSKAEYDSLVQTADNARKMGKLMEKAATIASKKYIEAAMNSATSTMKMAWKGISSKKVHPS is encoded by the coding sequence ATGATTCTCCAACCACCCACCCAACTTGCTCATCTACACAAAACTTTAGATCTGCTGCATCTGCACTTCACCTTCAAGACAACAACAACAATGGAAGCTCTCCTGTCCCAATTCACCTTCCTCTCCAACCAGGCACTCTCTGACAAAAACTTCGATCCATCGACAATAGAAGAGCTGATGAAACTGTTTGAATTGGAGGCCTACAAGTCATGGGCATCCCTGGAGCTTGAGCAGCAAAAGGAGGTGGAAGAAGCTGAGATATCAATGAAGGAAGCAGAGGCATATCTTGACTCGGTAATGGACAGTGCTATGGAGGAGTTTAGGCTGTTTGAAGAGGAGCTAGAGcgaacatccaaggctgaataTGATAGCCTAGTTCAAACTGCAGATAATGCAAGGAAGATGGGGAAGTTGATGGAGAAAGCAGCCACTATTGCTTCCAAGAAGTATATTGAAGCCGCAATGAATTCAGCTACTTCTACAATGAAGATGGCATGGAAGGGGATTTCCTCTAAAAAAGTTCATCCTTCTTGA
- the LOC117927322 gene encoding LOW QUALITY PROTEIN: probable 3-hydroxyisobutyrate dehydrogenase-like 2, mitochondrial (The sequence of the model RefSeq protein was modified relative to this genomic sequence to represent the inferred CDS: inserted 1 base in 1 codon): protein METPYPKPINTAQTRVGFVGIGVMGAAMASRLLAAGYSLTVYARNPSKALTLQSQGAQLADSPVSLARQSDVVFTMLGHPSDVRQIVLGPNGLLSGLNPGGVLVDTTSSHPGLAREIYAAAREKNCWSVDSPVSGGDIGARDGKLAILAGGDSGVVEWLTPLYNVMGKGTYVGAPGCGMSCKIANQMIVAANMLGLSEGLVFAERAGLDKQQWMDAVRGGAAGSKAMELFGEXMIERDFRPGGYAEYMVKDLGMGVDIVEEEDERVAVLPGAALNKQLFEVMVANGDGKLGAQGFISVIEKMNGRSVSG from the exons ATGGAAACCCCATACCCTAAACCCATAAACACCGCCCAAACCCGCGTTGGATTTGTGGGAATTGGCGTCATGGGCGCCGCCATGGCCTCTCGCCTCCTCGCCGCCGGGTACTCCCTCACCGTCTACGCCCGCAACCCTTCCAAAGCCCTTACACTGCAGTCCCAAGGCGCCCAATTGGCTGACTCTCCAGTCTCCCTCGCCCGGCAAAGCGATGTCGTTTTTACTATGCTGGGGCACCCCTCAGATGTTCGGCAAATTGTCCTTGGTCCCAACGGCCTCCTCTCCGGCCTCAACCCCGGCGGCGTTCTTGTAGACACCACCAGCAGCCACCCTGGTCTTGCCCGCGAAATCTACGCTGCTGCACGGGAGAAGAACTGCTGGTCCGTGGATTCGCCTGTTTCCGGTGGGGATATCGGTGCCAGGGATGGGAAGTTGGCGATTTTGGCAGGAGGAGATAGTGGGGTTGTGGAGTGGTTAACCCCATTGTATAATGTGATGGGGAAGGGGACTTATGTGGGCGCACCCGGATGCGGGATGAGCTGCAAGATTGCGAACCAGATGATTGTGGCGGCGAATATGTTGGGGCTGAGTGAAGGGCTGGTGTTTGCGGAGCGGGCAGGGTTGGATAAGCAGCAATGGATGGATGCGGTGAGGGGCGGGGCTGCAGGGTCGAAGGCGATGGAGTTGTTCGGGG GGATGATTGAGAGGGACTTTAGACCAGGCGGTTATGCGGAGTATATGGTGAAGGACTTGGGGATGGGTGTGGATATCGTGGAGGAGGAGGATGAGAGGGTGGCGGTGTTGCCAGGGGCTGCCTTGAACAAGCAATTGTTTGAGGTGATGGTGGCTAATGGAGACGGAAAGCTTGGTGCTCAAGGGTTTATCTCTGTTATAGAGAAGATGAATGGCAG GTCTGTCAGTGGTTAG
- the LOC117927060 gene encoding putative disease resistance RPP13-like protein 1, producing MAGAIVGGALLSASIEVLLHRMASREVLTFLPRQRLSATLLKKLRIKLLAVQVVLDDAEAKQFTKSAVKDWLDDLKDAVYDAEDLLDDITTEALRCKMESDAQTSATQVRDITSASLNPFGEGIQSRVEEITDKLESLAQEKDVLGLKEGVGEKLSQRWPSTSLVDESGEVYGREGNIQEIVEYLLSHNASGNKISVIALVGMGGIGKTTLTQLVYNDRRVVACFDLKAWVCVSDEFDLVRITKTILKAIDSGASEKYSDDSDLNLLQLKLKERLSKKKFLLVLDDVWNENYTNWHMLQTPFTVGLNGSKIIVTTRSDKVASIMRSARIHQLGQLSFEDCWSLFAKHAFENGDSSLHPELEEIGKGIVKKCKGLPLAAKTLGGALYSELRVKEWENVLNSETWDLRNDEILPALRLSYSFLPSHLKQCFAYCSIFPKDYEFEKENLILLWMAEGFLQQSEGKKTMEEVGDGYFYDLLSRSFFQKPNSHESYFVMHDLINDLAQLVSGKFCVQLKDGKMNEIDEKLRHLSYFRSEYDQFERFETLNEVNGLRTFFPLNLRTWHRWDKVSNNRNPKDATTRYDVDFRLSTRVWNDLLMKVQYLRVLSLCYYEIRDLSDSIGNLKHLRYLDLTYALIKRLPESVCSLYNLQTLILYHCIYLVELPKMMCKMINLRHLDIRHSQVKEMPSHMGQLKSLQKLSNYIVGKQSGTRVGELREISHIDGSLVIQELQNVVDAKDASEANLVGKQYLDELELEWNRGSDVEQNRADIVLNNLQPHTNLKRLTLYGYGGSRFPDWLGPSILNMVSLRLWYCKNVSTFPPLGQLPSLKHLYILGLREIERVGVEFYGTEPSFVSLEALSFQGMPKWKEWLCIGGQGGEFPRLKELYIEDCPKLTGDLPTDLPCLTTLQIEECEQLVAPLPRVPAILQLTTRIHDISQWKELPPLLQYLSIQNSDSLESLLEEGMLRSNTCLRKLTIRNCSFSRPLCRVCLPITLESLDIEGCKKLDFLLPEFLKCHHPSLAYLFIFRSTCNSLSSFPVGNFPSLTYLDIRNLEGLESLSISISEGDVTALHRLDICRCPNLVSIELPALDFSQYFIVECKNLKWLLHNATCFQSLTIHRCPELIFPIQGLQGLSSLTSLKISHLPNLVSLESLELQLLTSLEKLEICYCPSSNS from the coding sequence ATGGCTGGGGCTATAGTAGGAGGAGCACTTCTCTCGGCTTCTATCGAAGTTCTACTTCACCGGATGGCTTCTCGCGAGGTCCTCACCTTCCTCCCGCGACAGAGACTCAGTGCTACGCTCCTAAAGAAGTTGAGGATAAAATTGCTGGCAGTTCAGGTAGTGCTCGACGACGCTGAGGCCAAGCAATTCACAAAATCAGCTGTAAAAGATTGGCTGGATGACCTGAAAGATGCTGTGTATGATGCAGAGGACCTGTTGGATGATATCACCACTGAAGCTCTACGCTGCAAAATGGAGTCTGATGCTCAAACCAGCGCAACTCAGGTACGTGACATCACCTCTGCCTCGCTTAATCCGTTTGGTGAGGGGATCCAGTCCAGGGTAGAGGAGATCACTGACAAACTAGAATCTCTTGCACAAGAAAAAGATGTTCTGGGATTGAAAGAAGGCGTTGGAGAAAAATTGTCACAAAGATGGCCCTCGACTTCCTTGGTAGATGAGTCTGGGGAGGTGTACGGAAGGGAAGGTAATATACAGGAGATAGTTGAATATTTGTTGTCCCATAATGCAAGTGGGAATAAGATAAGTGTGATCGCCCTGGTGGGTATGGGCGGTATTGGAAAGACCACACTTACTCAACTGGTGTATAATGATAGGAGAGTGGTGGCATGTTTTGACCTTAAAGCTTGGGTTTGTGTTTCCGATGAATTTGATCTTGTCAGGATAACGAAAACCATTCTTAAGGCAATCGATTCTGGGGCTTCTGAAAAATATTCTGATGATAGTGATTTGAATCTGCTTCAACTTAAACTGAAGGAGAGACTTAGTAAGAAGAAATTCTTACTTGTCCTTGATGATGTTTGGAATGAAAACTATACTAATTGGCATATGCTACAAACTCCATTCACCGTTGGTCTAAATGGAAGTAAGATTATTGTAACTACGCGTAGTGATAAGGTTGCATCGATCATGCGTTCAGCTCGTATTCATCAATTGGGACAGTTATCCTTTGAGGACTGCTGGTCGCTATTTGCAAAacatgcatttgaaaatggagATTCTAGTCTACATCCAGAACTAGAAGAAATTGGCAAAGGGATTGTAAAGAAGTGTAAAGGATTGCCTTTGGCTGCAAAGACCCTGGGGGGTGCCTTATACTCAGAGTTACGAGTAAAAGAATGGGAAAATGTATTGAACAGCGAAACGTGGGATTTACGGAATGATGAAATTCTCCCTGCCTTAAGGTTAAGCTATTCTTTTCTTCCTTCACATTTAAAGCAGTGTTTTGCATATTGCTCAATTTTTCCTAAGGACTAcgaatttgaaaaggaaaatttgattCTATTATGGATGGCAGAAGGTTTTTTGCAACAATCTGAAGGCAAGAAAACAATGGAAGAGGTAGGTGATGGGTACTTTTATGACCTATTATCAAGGTCATTTTTTCAGAAGCCCAATAGTCACGAATCATATTTTGTAATGCATGATCTCATTAACGACTTGGCTCAACTTGTTTCTGGAAAATTTTGTGTTCAGTTGAAGGATGGTAAGATGAATGAAATTGATGAAAAGCTCCgccatttatcatattttagaAGTGAATATGACCAATTTGAGAGATTTGAGACCCTGAATGAAGTTAATGGTCTTCGTACcttctttcctttgaatttGAGAACTTGGCATCGATGGGACAAGGTTTCAAATAATAGAAATCCAAAAGATGCTACTACGAGATACGATGTAGATTTTCGCTTGAGTACTAGAGTTTGGAATGATTTATTGATGAAAGTTCAATATTTACGAGTGTTGTCATTATGTTATTATGAGATAAGGGATTTGTCTGATTCAATTGGTAATTTGAAACATTTGCGCTATTTGGACCTTACCTACGCACTCATCAAAAGGTTACCGGAGTCGGTTTGTAGTTTGTATAATTTGCAAACATTGATATTATACCATTGTATATATCTTGTTGAATTGCCTAAAATGATGTGCAAAATGATTAACCTACGTCATCTTGATATCAGACATAGCCAAGTGAAAGAGATGCCAAGTCACATGGGTCAATTAAAAAGTCTACAAAAATTGAGTAACTATATAGTAGGCAAGCAAAGTGGGACAAGGGTTGGAGAGTTGAGGGAGATTTCCCACATTGATGGGAGTCTTGTCATTCAAGAGCTGCAGAATGTGGTTGATGCTAAGGATGCCTCAGAGGCCAATTTGGTAGGCAAGCAATATCTGGATGAGTTAGAGTTGGAATGGAATCGTGGTAGTGATGTTGAACAAAATAGAGCAGACATAGTGCTCAACAACTTACAACCTCATACAAACTTAAAGAGACTCACTCTTTATGGTTATGGTGGTTCAAGATTTCCAGATTGGTTAGGTCCTTCAATTCTGAATATGGTGTCGCTACGTCTCTGGTATTGTAAGAATGTGTCAACCTTCCCACCGCTTGGGCAGCTACCCTCTcttaaacatttatatatattgggGTTGAGGGAGATAGAAAGGGTGGGCGTTGAGTTTTATGGCACTGAGCCCTCCTTCGTATCCCTGGAAGCTCTATCATTTCAGGGTATGCCAAAATGGAAGGAATGGTTGTGCATAGGAGGCCAAGGTGGAGAATTCCCTCGTCTCAAGGAGCTTTATATAGAGGATTGTCCCAAGCTAACTGGGGACTTACCAACCGATCTGCCTTGCTTGACCACACTACAGATTGAAGAATGTGAGCAGCTTGTGGCTCCACTTCCAAGGGTTCCAGCCATCCTTCAATTGACAACGCGCATCCATGACATCTCACAGTGGAAGGAACTACCACCACTACTGCAGTATCTCTCAATTCAAAATTCCGACTCTTTGGAGTCCCTACTGGAGGAGGGAATGTTGCGAAGTAATACTTGTCTTCGAAAGTTGACAATCAGAAATTGCTCTTTTTCGAGACCCTTGTGCAGAGTTTGTTTGCCCATTACATTGGAATCATTAGATATAGAGGGGTGTAAGAAACTAGATTTTCTCCTACCTGAGTTCTTAAAATGTCACCACCCTTCCCTTGCCTATTTGTTTATCTTCAGAAGTACTTGCAATTCTCTCTCATCCTTCCCAGTCGGCAACTTCCCAAGTTTAACTTACCTCGATATCAGAAATCTCGAGGGGCTTGAATCCCTCTCCATTTCAATTTCAGAGGGCGATGTTACAGCTTTGCATCGGTTGGACATATGCCGGTGCCCTAATCTTGTGTCTATTGAATTGCCAGCTCTCGACTTCTCACAATATTTCATCGTCGAGTGCAAGAATCTCAAGTGGCTGCTGCACAACGCTACATGCTTTCAGTCATTAACAATACATCGTTGTCCTGAATTGATATTCCCAATACAAGGTCTGCAAGGACTGTCCTCTCTTACCTCTCTCAAAATCTCACATCTTCCAAATCTCGTGTCCCTTGAAAGTTTGGAGCTTCAACTGCTCACCTCTCTTGAAAAATTAGAGATCTGTTACTGCCCAAGCTCCAATTCTTGA
- the LOC117925920 gene encoding putative disease resistance RPP13-like protein 1, producing the protein MALVGEALLTASIQVLLEKMASPEVLSFFGGQKLNAALLNKLKITLLTVHAVLNDAEVKQSENPAIKEWLHELKDAAYDAEDLLEEIATEALRCTKESDSQTSGTQVWNAISTSLNPFGDGVESRVEEIFDRLEFLAQKKDALGLKEVVGKKLAKRWPSTSVVDESGIYGREGSKEEIIDMLLSHNASGHVKTVIAIVGMGGIGKTALAQLLYNDERVKSHFDMKAWVCVSEEFDLFKITKTILEAINGAAFSCTRDVNDLNLLQVELRESLNGRKILIVLDDVWNESYNNWDMLQTPLKVGASDSKFIVTTRNANVALTMRAHHTHHLEQLCFEDSWRLFTKHAFENEDPGAHPKLEAIAKEIVQKCQGLPLSIKTLGGLLHYKMDEKEWDNILRSEMWDLPSDELLPTLRLSYYHLPSKSKRCFAYCAIFPKGYQFRKRGLILSWMAEGFLQQPKSKERMEEIGDWYFHELLTRSFFHKSSSRDSCFEMHDLINDMAQHVSGDFCTRCSEDKMNDVYKKTRHFSYLLPRGLKKLINLRYLRIRDSGIKEMPDHIGQLRNLQELSRFIVGQTSGRRNGELRGLSEIRGRLHISELQNVVCGMDALEANLKDKKYVDDLVLEWKSNSDVLQNGIDIVNNL; encoded by the exons ATGGCTCTAGTTGGAGAGGCATTGCTCACAGCTTCTATTCAAGTTTTGTTGGAAAAGATGGCTTCTCCCGAGGTACTGAGCTTCTTCGGGGGACAGAAACTCAATGCTGCACTGTTGAATAAGTTGAAGATCACATTGCTCACTGTCCATGCAGTCCTCAATGATGCGGAGGTGAAGCAGAGTGAGAATCCAGCAATCAAAGAGTGGCTCCACGAGCTTAAAGATGCTGCCTACGACGCGGAGGACTTGTTAGAAGAGATTGCTACAGAAGCTCTTCGGTGCACGAAGGAGTCTGACTCCCAAACTAGTGGAACTCAGGTATGGAACGCCATCTCGACCTCTCTTAATCCATTTGGTGATGGGGTGGAGTCCAGGGTTGAGGAGATATTTGATAGATTAGAATTTCTTGCTCAAAAAAAAGATGCTCTTGGGTTGAAAGAAGTTGTTGGTAAGAAACTAGCAAAAAGATGGCCGTCCACTTCTGTGGTGGATGAATCTGGTATTTATGGCAGGGAGGGTAGTAAAGAGGAGATAATTGACATGTTGCTCTCACACAATGCAAGTGGCCATGTCAAAACTGTGATAGCCATAGTTGGCATGGGCGGCATTGGGAAGACCGCCCTAGCACAACTTTTGTATAATGATGAAAGGGTAAAATCACATTTTGATATGAAAGCTTGGGTCTGTGTATCTGAAGAATTTGATCTTTTCAAGATAACGAAAACAATTCTTGAGGCCATTAATGGAGCCGCTTTTAGTTGTACTCGTGATGTAAATGACTTGAATCTGCTTCAAGTGGAGCTAAGAGAGTCCCTTAATGGGAGGAAGATTCTAATAGTTCTGGATGACGTCTGGAATGAGAGCTACAATAACTGGGACATGCTACAAACTCCGCTTAAAGTTGGAGCAAGTGATAGTAAGTTTATTGTAACCACACGCAATGCAAATGTTGCATTAACCATGCGTGCGCATCACACTCATCATCTCGAGCAACTATGCTTTGAAGATAGTTGGCGGCTATTCACAAAAcatgcatttgaaaatgaagatCCTGGTGCACATCCAAAACTGGAGGCCATTGCAAAAGAAATCGTGCAAAAGTGCCAGGGCTTGCCTTTGTCCATCAAAACACTTGGGGGTCTTTTGCACTATAAGATGGATGAAAAAGAATGGGATAACATATTGAGGAGTGAAATGTGGGATTTGCCGAGTGATGAACTTCTTCCAACTCTGCGGTTAAGCTATTATCATCTCCCCTCAAAGTCGAAGCGATGCTTCGCGTATTGTGCAATTTTTCCTAAGGGCTATCAGTTCCGAAAGAGGGGGTTGATTTTATCGTGGATGGCAGAAGGTTTTCTGCAACAACCAAAAAGCAAGGAAAGAATGGAAGAGATAGGGGACTGGTACTTTCATGAATTATTGACAAGgtcattttttcataaatcgaGTAGCAGAGACTCGTGTTTTGAAATGCATGACCTTATAAATGACATGGCTCAACATGTATCTGGAGATTTTTGTACTCGATGTTCGGAAGATAAGATGAATGATGTGTATAAGAAGACTCGCCACTTCTCATACCTT TTGCCTCGTGGATTGAAGAAATTGATTAACCTACGTTATCTTCGTATTCGTGATTCTGGAATAAAAGAGATGCCTGATCATATTGGTCAATTGAGAAATTTACAAGAATTGAGCAGATTTATTGTGGGTCAAACAAGTGGTCGTAGGAATGGAGAGCTCAGGGGGCTTTCAGAAATTAGAGGGAGGCTACACATTTCAGAACTCCAGAATGTGGTTTGTGGTATGGATGCCTTAGAGGCAAATTTGAAGGATAAGAAGTATGTTGATGATTTGGTGCTGGAGTGGAAGAGCAACTCTGATGTTCTACAAAATGGAATTGACATAGTCAACAACTTGTAA
- the LOC117927045 gene encoding uncharacterized protein LOC117927045: MKTISGRVTFSNPISLSKATSVLTTFVAAETGASQAVAAYLRRTVEAFNELTQLHRELKGSKSGRKHKRAKEGHENPRLPELTNDYDIETESAKGSHEKKKKKKRKSAEVEEGGVEYSEEQQSKKKRKKSD, translated from the coding sequence ATGAAGACGATTTCAGGAAGAGTGACGTTTTCCAATCCAATCTCTCTCTCCAAAGCAACCTCAGTTCTCACAACCTTCGTGGCCGCCGAGACCGGAGCCTCCCAGGCCGTGGCCGCCTACCTCCGCCGCACTGTGGAGGCGTTCAACGAGTTAACTCAACTCCACAGAGAGCTCAAAGGCTCAAAATCCGGCCGCAAGCACAAACGAGCCAAGGAGGGTCACGAAAACCCTCGACTTCCCGAACTGACCAATGATTATGATATAGAAACAGAGAGTGCAAAGGGGAGTCacgagaagaagaagaagaagaagaggaagagtgCGGAGGTTGAAGAGGGAGGAGTCGAGTATTCGGAGGAGCAGCAGAgtaagaagaagaggaagaaaagcGATTAA